The Labrus mixtus chromosome 16, fLabMix1.1, whole genome shotgun sequence genome window below encodes:
- the LOC132991096 gene encoding oocyte zinc finger protein XlCOF20-like, which produces MKTQPAVFPADVQQLSVGEEDPHEQQEGSSSLDQEDSETVHIKEEQEELWSSQEGLEEADIKFPFTPVSVKSEDDEERPQSSQLHHRHTEEMETGADGEDCGGPEPERNSDPERGFYPEIEVKTEDSSEPETEDSDDWKETREHHSGVNSVEKIKAQRKKTHTCSECGKTFIRKRNLSQHMMIHTGEKPFCCSECGKSFNNKGHLSRHLITHSREKPFSCSECGKKFNHKESMTRHMVIHTREKPFSCSECGKRFNDKANLSKHMRIHTGEKLFSCSECGKSFQQKSHLKVHIAHNRGEKPFSCTDCDKTFSWPFQLKKHKCAGRQASGCQRPETGSDGNVCGEPEEDRI; this is translated from the coding sequence TCCagtctggaccaggaggactCTGAGACTGTGCACATtaaagaggaacaggaggaactgtggagcagtcaggagggactggaggaggctgatatcaagttccccttcactcctgtctctgtgaagagtgaagatgatgaagagagacctcagtcctcacagcttcatcacagacacactgaagagatggaaacaggagctgatggagaggactgtggaggaccagaaccagagaggaactcagatccagagagaggtTTCTATCCAGAGATCGAGGTCAAGACTGAAGACTCCTCTGAACCTGAAACTGAAGACAGTGATGATTGGAAAGAGACCAGAGAACATCATTCAGGTGTAAACTCTGTGGAAAAGATTAAAGCTCAGAGAAAAAAGACTCACACCTGCTCTGAGTGTGGGAAAACATTCATAAGGAAAAGGAATCTGAGCCaacacatgatgattcacacgGGAGAGAAACCGttctgctgctctgagtgtggtaaaagctTCAACAACAAGGGACATCTGAGCAGACATTTGATCACTCATAGCAGAGAGAAAccattcagctgctctgagtgtggtaaaaagTTTAACCATAAAGAAAGTATGACCAGACACATGGTCATTCATACAAGGGAGAAACcgttcagctgctctgagtgtggtaaaagatttaacGACAAAGCTAATCTGTCCAAACACATGAGAATTCACACGGGAGAGAAACTCTTCAGCTGCTCGGAATGTGGAAAATCATTTCAACAAAAGTCTCATCTGAAAGTTCACATAGCTCATAACCGAggggagaaacccttcagctgcacTGACTGTGACAAAACCTTCTCTTGGCcctttcagttaaaaaaacacaagtgtgcTGGCCGTCAGGCTTCAGGGTGTCAGAgaccagaaacaggaagtgatggaaATGTTTGTGGAGAACCAGAAGAAGACAGGATCTAA